From Amyelois transitella isolate CPQ chromosome 4, ilAmyTran1.1, whole genome shotgun sequence, one genomic window encodes:
- the LOC132904342 gene encoding uncharacterized protein LOC132904342, with translation MAWPSVRHISLILSLIYLKVSSGQQNGLLNQGNINMPLGSSLPNNLNQIPKCPLHQKMLNGQLCGNTPPPNLQQLSLQQAALQQQFNLQQAANMQQVSNLQSAINSQANLPQMNVPTNVNQFNLQQPGNLQQLNMQQAGNLQQLNMQQLQQPNPNLQLGFPPNNIQQNLSPNLAGLQLANSNVPDFSFASSPVPNNQFSGISPQMTQSFPDASMISPIAPTMSYSFHPVPQPMGYPNNQQIINPTTSFTPISDLGTINNQQYALVALPIQNQRAVNVVQPTIPNTSPGLPNQVTIIKSVQPQGYFDPNTPSSDLDQNKLSLLSSLISDTTPSQFPSGSPLNSNSILGAALSKAGSKSSNLQALLPLIFNLLKEKNNGCSCHHCGCTNNKQEPQIFTGYANQNNYSHETTSEPSKDNEDIEETTESPETKIPEVKKKLIKENTINNTDSSEYESDSDDNYDDEE, from the exons ATGGCATGGCCGTCAGTAAGAcatataagtttaattttatctttaatttatcTGAAG gTTAGCAGTGGTCAACAAAATGGACTACTCAACCAAGGTAACATTAATATGCCACTAGGATCATCATTaccaaacaatttaaatcaaattccCAAATGTCCCCTTCACCAGAAAATGTTGAATGGACAACTATGTGGGAACACGCCACCGCCGAATTTACAACAGCTGAGTTTACAACAGGCAGCTCTTCAACAACAATTTAATCTACAACAAGCGGCCAATATGCAACAAGTGTCAAATTTACAATCTGCCATAAATTCCCAGGCAAACTTACCACAGATGAACGTACCCACAAATGTCAATCAATTTAATCTACAACAACCTGGTAATTTACAACAGCTTAATATGCAACAAGCAGGAAATCTTCAGCAACTAAATATGCAGCAATTGCAACAACCAAACCCTAATCTCCAACTAGGTTTTCCACCAAACAATATTCAGCAAAATCTTTCTCCTAATTTAGCTGGATTACAGCTTGCCAATAGTAACGTTCCCGAtttttcttttgcttcatctcCAGTACCCAACAACCAATTTTCGGGAATTTCTCCTCAAATGACTCAATCATTCCCTGATGCCAGTATGATATCTCCCATTGCCCCTACAATGTCATATTCTTTTCATCCCGTACCACAACCTATGGGCTATCCTAATAATcaacaaattattaatcctaCAACATCATTTACACCAATTTCTGATCTTGGTACAATAAACAACCAACAGTATGCGCTCGTGGCTTTGCCTATTCAAAATCAAAGGGCAGTAAATGTTGTGCAACCTACTATACCCAATACGTCGCCAGGATTACCAAACCAAGTCACTATCATAAAGTCAGTGCAACCACAAGGATATTTTGATCCAAACACACCATCATCAGACTtagatcaaaataaattatctctaCTATCTTCGCTGATCTCTGATACAACACCGTCTCAATTCCCGTCAGGCTCTCCGCTTAATAGTAATTCTATTTTGGGTGCAGCCCTATCTAAAGCGGGTTCCAAGTCATCGAATTTACAGGCATTGCTCCCTCTCATATTCAATTTGTTGAAAGAGAAAAACAATGGATGCTCATGCCACCACTGCGGATGTACGAACAACAAACAAGAGCCACAAATATTCACTGGATATGCAAACCAAAACAATTATAGTCATGAGACTACGTCCGAACCTTCAAAAGATAATGAAGACATTGAAGAAACAACTGAAAGCCCAGAAACAAAGATTCCCGAGGTCAAGAAAAAGTTGATTAAGgaaaacacaataaataatacagacaGTAGTGAATATGAATCAGATAGTGATGATAATTATGACGACGAAgaataa
- the LOC132904343 gene encoding transcription factor mef2A-like has product MRNRQISISILSVVLIQLDFVLGDWDRDFGGSYQYNNGGPFNNNYQPPYQQSGTSYNSYPPSYPNSPTIYPNPSTHPYYPYPLPTVISLDGNNNNNNGNKNNNYGNNDNSFNMLDFLSLWIGSQNNCPTYVPYPIPIPVPCMCDGDYPWPDVFNKGNWEEDGWYAGSSFIPNSDSSSGRGRKRGRSRRKGKSKKNGNSNKQQSQNSSNTKNRQASGKGQGTQSGKKAVKNKPQIISTDEYDDQQISATIQAGDNIVTISCSKPDKDYDYEDYSDEEEQCNESCGNKKVIRTHIVIETSR; this is encoded by the exons ATGCGAAATAGGCAAATctcaatatcaattttatcagtTGTTCTTATCCAG CTAGATTTTGTGTTGGGTGATTGGGATAGGGACTTCGGTGGATCTTATCAATACAACAACGGAGGAccattcaataataattatcaacCACCTTATCAACAATCAGGAACATCGTACAATTCATACCCACCTTCTTATCCAAATTCACCAACTATATACCCAAACCCATCTACTCATCCTTATTATCCATATCCTCTACCAACAGTTATATCGTTAGATGGGAATAACAACAACaataatggaaataaaaacaataattacgGTAATAATGATAACAGTTTTAATATGCttgattttctttctttatggATCGGTAGCCAGAACAACTGCCCCACATACGTCCCGTATCCTATACCAATTCCAGTACCGTGTATGTGCGATGGCGACTATCCATGGCCTGACGTGTTCAATAAAGGTAATTGGGAAGAAGATGGTTGGTATGCTGGAAGCAGTTTTATTCCTAATTCTGACTCAAGTTCTGGACGGGGCAGAAAGAGAGGAAGATCTAGAAGGAAAGGTAAATCTAAGAAAAATGGCAACTCGAACAAACAGCAATCACAAAACAGTTCGAACACAAAAAACAGACAGGCCTCGGGTAAAGGGCAAGGCACTCAATCGGGGAAAAAGGCTGTCAAAAATAAACCGCAGATTATCAGTACTGATGAGTACGATGACCAACAAATTAGTGCAACGATACAAGCAGGTGACAACATTGTCACAATCAGTTGCTCAAAACCTGATAAGGATTACGATTACGAGGATTACAGCGACGAGGAGGAGCAATGCAATGAGAGTTGCGGCAACAAGAAAGTTATTCGAACACACATTGTTATTGAAACATCGAGGTAA